A genomic stretch from Arachis stenosperma cultivar V10309 chromosome 3, arast.V10309.gnm1.PFL2, whole genome shotgun sequence includes:
- the LOC130969204 gene encoding peroxidase 39-like has product MGSHSYMKVWIVCLIALIGATHAELELGFYSKSCPNAEKIISDYVNEHIHKVPSLAAPLLRVHFHDCFVRGCDGSVLVASTKNNQAEKEAPPNLTLRGFDFIEDLKSVLEAECPGVVSCADIVALTARDSISAIGGPYWNVPTGRRDGLISTGALTLQFLPAPFHNLTTLIARFRQVGLDIKDLVVLSGAHTIGIGHCSTIATRLYNFTGNGDADPTLDPNYVQNLKTTKCKSIADQTTLVEMDPGSRNSFDLGYYKQVLKRRGLFQSDSALLDSVATRDIINHELTSTDTFFRDFALSMEKMGRIGVLTGTQGEIRKICSRIN; this is encoded by the exons ATGGGAAGCCATAGCTACATGAAGGTTTGGATCGTTTGCCTAATAGCATTAATTGGAGCAACACATGCTGAATTGGAACTTGGTTTCTATTCCAAAAGTTGCCCAAATGCAGAGAAAATAATTTCGGACTATGTTAATGAGCATATCCATAAGGTTCCATCACTTGCAGCACCACTCTTAAGAGTTCACTTCCATGATTGTTTTGTAAGG GGGTGTGATGGATCAGTGCTTGTGGCGTCAACAAAGAACAATCAAGCTGAAAAGGAAGCACCTCCAAACCTTACTCTAAGAGGGTTTGATTTCATTGAAGACTTAAAGAGCGTTCTTGAAGCTGAATGCCCTGGAGTTGTCTCTTGTGCTGATATTGTTGCTTTAACTGCCAGAGACTCTATTAGTGCTATT GGGGGACCTTATTGGAATGTTCCAACAGGAAGAAGGGATGGGCTGATCTCTACTGGAGCCTTGACCTTACAATTCCTTCCAGCTCCATTTCACAACCTCACCACACTCATTGCACGCTTTCGCCAAGTTGGACTCGATATCAAAGATCTTGTCGTGCTCTCTG GTGCTCACACCATTGGCATTGGGCACTGCTCAACAATCGCAACACGACTTTACAACTTCACCGGAAACGGCGACGCTGACCCAACGTTAGACCCCAACTACGTTCAAAATCTCAAGACTACAAAGTGCAAGAGCATCGCAGACCAAACAACTTTGGTTGAAATGGACCCTGGAAGCCGCAACTCCTTTGATCTCGGCTATTATAAGCAGGTTCTAAAGAGAAGGGGTTTGTTCCAATCTGATTCTGCTTTGTTGGATAGCGTTGCCACCAGGGACATTATCAACCATGAGCTTACTTCTACTGACACCTTCTTTAGGGACTTTGCTCTTTCAATGGAGAAGATGGGAAGGATTGGTGTCCTTACTGGGACACAAGGAGAGATCAGAAAgatatgttcaagaatcaattaa